A DNA window from Mycolicibacter hiberniae contains the following coding sequences:
- a CDS encoding enoyl-CoA hydratase/isomerase family protein, with the protein MGYQTIEFEVRGHTACVTLNRPEVLNAINDEMIAELAEVYAEVETSSDIWTLIITGAGRALCVGADVNKAADHDMENAAGIDNQGEPILSSLRQWDAPQEATPPWLQMTKPIICAVNGIACGAGMDLVTTADITIAAESASLMDPHVSIGVASGREAVRLARILPLPVAMRLVLMGRHERLSAQRAYDLGIFTEVVPDAALLDRSWEIAEIVNANAPLAVRGSRMAVRNGLTLPIHEAELLAENYRMKVALTKDAIEGPRAFLEKRTPQWQAR; encoded by the coding sequence GTGGGATACCAGACGATCGAGTTCGAGGTGCGCGGGCACACGGCATGTGTGACCCTCAATCGACCCGAGGTGCTCAACGCCATCAACGACGAGATGATCGCCGAGCTGGCCGAGGTGTACGCCGAGGTCGAGACGTCATCGGACATCTGGACCCTGATCATCACCGGCGCGGGCCGGGCGCTGTGTGTGGGCGCCGATGTCAACAAGGCCGCCGACCACGACATGGAAAACGCCGCGGGAATCGACAACCAAGGCGAACCCATCCTGAGCTCGCTGCGGCAGTGGGATGCCCCGCAGGAGGCGACACCGCCCTGGCTGCAGATGACCAAACCGATTATCTGTGCGGTCAACGGAATCGCGTGCGGTGCAGGTATGGATCTGGTCACCACGGCGGACATCACCATCGCCGCGGAGAGCGCATCCTTGATGGACCCGCATGTGAGTATCGGCGTGGCGTCGGGGCGGGAAGCCGTACGACTGGCCCGGATCCTGCCGCTTCCGGTGGCGATGCGGCTGGTGCTCATGGGGCGTCATGAGCGGCTCAGTGCCCAGCGGGCCTACGATCTGGGCATCTTCACCGAGGTGGTGCCAGACGCCGCGTTGTTGGACCGGTCCTGGGAGATCGCCGAGATCGTCAACGCGAATGCGCCGCTGGCCGTGCGCGGATCACGGATGGCGGTGCGCAACGGCCTGACGCTGCCGATTCACGAGGCGGAGTTGCTGGCCGAGAACTACCGCATGAAGGTGGCACTGACCAAGGATGCGATCGAGGGACCGCGAGCGTTCTTGGAGAAGCGCACGCCGCAGTGGCAGGCGCGCTAG